A window from Musa acuminata AAA Group cultivar baxijiao chromosome BXJ3-10, Cavendish_Baxijiao_AAA, whole genome shotgun sequence encodes these proteins:
- the LOC135650879 gene encoding uncharacterized protein LOC135650879: MTTLMNSRTNKGHLFSSHLFLLPAMKAFASCFNEHAVKVSNSSCSGSSSSSSSSCNSSVVDNTTSALGAVTCLYRTKLSTPRELLVKVTWSKGNVGPMLSVGIDDNPSIHRSEPDAMNCPLLRKKKGSRSYVSGSYAVGLHWDIASAKYGSGPEPIDGFYVVIVVNSEFALLLGDMSRDYIRNIEDSLPVAEFSMISRKEQVVGQTHHSTRARFCDGGIDHEITVRCKGDRCDAKASELSVSVDKKLVVQVRSLRWNFRGNQTIFIDGSPVDLMWDVHDWWFGSSSGCAAFMFRTRSTSESRLWLEDEMLQREQQQATPGFSLLIQAFKSQ; encoded by the coding sequence ATGACAACACTGATGAACAGCAGAACCAACAAAGGCCACCTCTTCTCGAGTCATCTCTTCCTTCTTCCAGCCATGAAGGCCTTCGCCTCGTGTTTCAACGAGCACGCAGTTAAGGTTTCCAACAGCTCTTGTtcgggaagcagcagcagcagcagcagcagctgcaacTCGTCGGTGGTGGATAACACCACCTCGGCTCTCGGCGCCGTGACCTGCCTCTACCGGACGAAGCTCTCCACGCCAAGGGAGCTCCTCGTCAAAGTTACCTGGTCCAAGGGGAACGTCGGCCCCATGCTCTCCGTTGGCATCGACGACAACCCATCGATCCACCGGTCGGAGCCGGACGCCATGAATTGCCCGTTGCTGAGGAAGAAGAAGGGCAGCCGATCGTATGTCTCCGGGAGCTACGCCGTTGGGCTCCACTGGGACATCGCTTCGGCCAAATACGGATCGGGTCCTGAGCCCATCGACGGCTTCTACGTCGTGATCGTCGTGAACTCGGAGTTCGCGCTCTTGCTCGGAGATATGAGCAGAGACTACATCAGAAATATCGAGGATTCACTGCCGGTTGCGGAGTTCTCTATGATCAGTAGGAAAGAGCAAGTCGTCGGCCAAACACATCACTCCACGAGAGCTCGGTTCTGCGACGGTGGGATCGACCACGAGATCACCGTCAGGTGCAAGGGAGACAGGTGCGACGCCAAGGCCTCGGAGCTGTCGGTATCGGTCGACAAGAAACTGGTGGTGCAGGTGAGGAGCCTCAGGTGGAACTTCCGAGGGAACCAGACCATCTTCATCGACGGGTCGCCGGTGGACTTGATGTGGGACGTGCACGACTGGTGGTTCGGCAGCTCCTCCGGCTGCGCCGCGTTCATGTTCCGGACGAGGAGCACGTCGGAGAGCAGGCTGTGGCTGGAGGACGAGATGCTGCAAAGGGAGCAGCAGCAGGCAACACCTGGGTTCTCCCTGTTGATCCAAGCTTTCAAGAGCCAGTGA
- the LOC135650962 gene encoding RING-H2 finger protein ATL68-like, with amino-acid sequence MISPGLNLVMTVIGFAVSTMFIVFVCTRLICARIHLRNSRMALPAAAAAARSDLGMLERGIHGLEPVVVASFPTKKFGDQFISSGRETQCTVCLAEYQEKDVLRILPFCGHTFHVTCIDIWLKQHSTCPVCRISLRDSPDRKRALQPLNSPAIRVFSSPETFVSDPCQDQFAQLDYSSRVAENACPSPQGDQLMSLPSGST; translated from the exons ATGATCTCGCCGGGGCTTAACTTGGTGATGACGGTGATCGGATTCGCGGTGAGCACCATGTTCATAGTGTTCGTTTGCACCCGTCTCATCTGCGCTAGAATTCACCTCAGGAACTCCAGAATGGCTCTCCCTGCTGCTGCGGCCGCCGCCAGATCAGACCTCGGCATG CTTGAACGCGGGATCCATGGGTTGGAACCAGTTGTAGTCGCTAGCTTTCCAACAAAGAAATTTGGTGATCAGTTCATTTCATCCGGACGAGAAACACA GTGCACAGTTTGTCTCGCAGAATACCAAGAGAAGGATGTTCTGCGCATTCTTCCGTTTTGTGGGCATACATTCCATGTCACTTGCATAGACATATGGCTGAAACAACATTCAACATGTCCTGTATGTAGAATTTCATTGCGAGATTCTCCTGATCGGAAGCGTGCACTGCAACCTCTCAACAGTCCAGCCATCAGAGTCTTCTCTTCCCCAGAGACTTTTGTTTCAGATCCATGCCAGGATCAGTTTGCACAGTTGGACTATTCTTCAAGGGTGGCAGAAAACGCATGCCCATCGCCTCAGGGAGACCAGCTGATGTCATTGCCGTCAGGATCCACATGA
- the LOC103968345 gene encoding dehydration-responsive element-binding protein 1F-like: protein MNFEDSSSTSSASSSSCSSSSSFTSSSNQRSPSGLSTACSAPASRATAPSPKRKAGRKKFRETRHPVYHGVRERNGGRWVCEVREPRKKSRIWLGTFRTPEVAARAHDVAAIALRGESAHLNFPDSAWVLPRATSSAAEDVRRAAAEAAEMFGASETRSQQFSSSSTMPPAAPGEAGRTPATDGREAVAAPEAAAWMPSALFVDEEALFNMPGLLDDMARGLLLTPLAMQRGFDWDRVDEHHMDLSLWAD, encoded by the coding sequence ATGAATTTTGAGgattcctcctccacctcctctgcgtcctcctcctcgtgctcgtcgtcctcctccttcacCTCCTCTTCCAATCAGCGCTCCCCCTCGGGCCTCTCGACCGCGTGCTCTGCGCCGGCCTCACGCGCCACGGCCCCTTCACCCAAGCGGAAGGCTGGGCGGAAGAAGTTTCGGGAGACGCGCCACCCGGTGTACCACGGCGTGCGGGAGCGCAACGGCGGCAGGTGGGTATGCGAGGTGCGGGAGCCCCGCAAGAAAAGCCGCATCTGGCTGGGAACGTTCCGGACGCCGGAGGTGGCTGCCAGAGCGCACGACGTGGCCGCCATCGCGCTCCGGGGCGAATCGGCCCACCTCAACTTCCCAGACTCGGCCTGGGTTCTGCCGCGAGCGACGTCCTCCGCCGCGGAGGACGTCCGCCGCGCCGCTGCAGAGGCTGCCGAGATGTTTGGCGCTTCGGAAACGAGATCGCAGCAGTTTTCATCGTCGTCGACAATGCCGCCTGCCGCGCCAGGAGAAGCTGGAAGAACACCGGCAACGGATGGGAGGGAGGCGGTTGCAGCTCCGGAGGCCGCAGCTTGGATGCCATCCGCTTTGTTTGTGGATGAGGAGGCGCTGTTCAACATGCCAGGGTTGCTGGATGACATGGCGAGAGGACTGCTGCTGACGCCACTGGCCATGCAAAGAGGGTTCGATTGGGATCGGGTGGACGAACACCACATGGACCTGTCGTTATGGGCGGACTAA